One segment of Polyodon spathula isolate WHYD16114869_AA chromosome 20, ASM1765450v1, whole genome shotgun sequence DNA contains the following:
- the LOC121295725 gene encoding coilin-like isoform X1, with translation MAAPGLSNAVRVRLHFDCPPPATPGCRMSWLFIDLNKCRVVTDLASIVRDKFDFSRRTVLDLFIDDCFLPPNESIYVIRDNDSIRVKAEGFLPALNGIVPRETSPCKEQNRRRSVEDVPSDRDHTKKSKKKKKSSSRETPSLTAQPEEGEHSEHRAEKKRKKEKMTREESTEEEHSQRKKTEQEEKASAADTGSRDGKKPSSCSVKSSAALSPKPATAAGKKPSCNRPAPASSHSSSTDSDSSEDQPASKIKTPQSARAQPKPGTASRGTSAKRAPVPVIKPVTARSASSSESSSEADSSQPREVREAGLVSSVSLPAKETAAERSSAPAQAETSSSDSSSEEEFVIKKPQLDSGLNMAVIGNGKDRGRETPLGVGRGSPLGEGRSLGRGDGRFPWRGSVGRGLRGGRTRGTTGQCFPYDYNGSQQHQEKQHLTEKAWNMSVVLQYPAEEAPKKDYSSCPLLAAPPQMGQKIAFKLLELTENYTPEVSDYKEGKIIHYVPNTNQVELEILSSNAGRTCANLKRKPIGYRICTRHVWPGPSKRCICKEPGKFDLVYHTPDGAREIEYAVSRGSNRVTERWDSLIEPRLIIEPASLPAAGATG, from the exons ATGGCAGCCCCCGGCTTGAGCAATGCTGTGCGGGTTAGACTTCACTTTGACTGTCCTCCTCCGGCGACACCGGGCTGCCGCATGTCCTGGCTGTTCATCGACCTGAACAAATGCAGAGTGGTCACCGATCTGGCGAGTATCGTCAGAGACAAGTTTGATTTCAGCCGCAGGACAGTTCTGGACCTCTTCATTGACGACTGCTTCTTACCGCCTAACGAGAGCATCTACGTCATCAGAGATAACGACAGCATCAG GGTGAAAGCTGAAGGTTTTCTGCCTGCACTGAATGGCATTGTGCCCAGAGAAACCTCTCCTTGCAAGGAGCAGAACAGGCGCAGGTCTGTTGAGGATGTGCCCTCAGATAGAGATCACACCAAGAagagcaagaagaagaagaagagtagCAGCAGGGAGACCCCCAGTCTGACAGCGCAGCCCGAAGAGGGGGAGCACAGCGAGCACCGGGCCGAGAAGAAAAGGAAGAAGGAGAAAATGACGAGGGAGGAATCCACAGAGGAGGAGCACAGCCAGAGAAAAAAGACGGAGCAAGAGGAGAAGGCATCCGCTGCAGATACAGGCAGCAGGGACGGGAagaagcccagcagctgctctgtTAAGAGCTCTGCTGCTCTGTCCCCAAAACCAGCTACTGCTGCAGGTAAGAAACCCTCCTGCAACAGGCCAGCCCCAGCCTCCTCCCACTCCAGCAGCACCGACAGCGACAGCAGCGAGGATCAACCGGCTTCCAAGATCAAGACTCCACAGAGTGCCAGAGCCCAGCCCAAGCCAGGCACTGCAAGCAGGGGCACTTCTGCTAAACGAGCGCCTGTCCCAGTCATAAAACCTGTGACCGCCCGGTCTGCTTCGTCATCAGAGTCCAGCAGCGAGGCCGACAGCTCGCAGccgagagaggtgagagaggcaGGGCTTGTGTCATCTGTGTCGCTGCCAGCCAAAGAGACTGCAGCGGAGAGAAGCagtgccccagcccaggctgaGACCTCCAGCTCTGACAGCAGCTCTGAGGAAGAGTTTGTGATCAAGAAGCCCCAGCTGGATTCAGGACTAAACATGGCTGTGATTGGCAATGGCAAGGACAGGGGCAGGGAAACCCCTCTGGGGGTGGGAAGGGGGTCCCCGCTCGGGGAGGGGAGGAGTTTGGGGCGAGGGGATGGCAGGTTCCCTTGGAGAGGTTCTGTGGGCCGGGGACTGAGAGGAGGCAGGACAAGAGGGACCACGGGACAGTGTTTCCCTTACGATTACAATGGAAGTCAGCAGCACCAGGAGAAGCAGCACTTAACTGAGAAGGCATGGAACATGTCTGTGGTATTGCAG TATCCTGCAGAAGAAGCCCCCAAAAAAGATTACAGCTCCTGTCCTCTGCTCGCCGCACCTCCACAGATGGGACAAAAAATCGCTTTCAAG CTGCTAGAATTAACAGAAAACTACACGCCAGAAGTGTCTGATTACAAG GAAGGAAAGATTATTCACTACGTCCCCAACACTAATCAAGTGGAGCTGGAGATCCTGTCCTCTAACGCTGGTAGGACTTGCGCGAACTTGAAACGTAAACCTATAGGATACAGGATCTGCACCAGACATGTCTGGCCAGGACCAAGCAAAAGATGCA tTTGCAAGGAGCCAGGGAAGTTTGATCTGGTGTACCACACTCCGGATGGGGCGAGAGAAATTGAGTACGCTGTCTCAAGAGGCTCCAACAGG gTCACGGAGAGATGGGATTCCCTGATTGAGCCTCGACTGATTATTGAACCTGCTAGTCTGCCTGCAGCTGGAGCGACTGGCTGA
- the LOC121295724 gene encoding E3 ubiquitin/ISG15 ligase TRIM25-like isoform X1: MDSIHALKIGADKMGGQPSSLSSLEEELTCSICLSIFNNPVTTPCGHNFCLSCLDLTWNDDVALGYSCPQCRTHFYAKPTLHKNTVLSTVVDTVSKSLKGKSQDETKGAALDSTVIFCDTCMVSKASKTCLTCMVSYCDSHLRPHIENPVFHGHQLTEPLPDLQQRICKEHHKTLEFFCKDHNKCICGACLHSHLTCKFTSLDCEIAEKEKNYKEKLVTLRRQIEKTKMVVFEMKGQQSSLRDSVANSKAALEVEYRVMKDLIEKDEREAMNLLEREEQSAQTRIQSLMLKMTKNIEEMSSCKDQIESVLAQGQRITVLQCTIEMPQSVTFTPHVPGVNMNSKQLKMYKSSAVSLKKYLTDVLSLPVEKRVQMLNAVPAPDKKVEKKTGKPDSTVAVSLDEPLLTLATDQIVGVASDDNRPKKPGDGNKKSSKPPKPPKLRDPPKNTSCVPKVVKPVNPTEVTNRHNLLQDAAVLMLDATTAHKRIAISENFTKASVSEEMMSYPDSPARFTVCSQVLCSKGFSKGRHYWEVKLTSSNFCAIGVASSSIERKGPTSKLGRNKESWCIEWFNVKLSAWHDQRETVLENPSSSRVGVLLDCDGGSLTFYSISDRVYPIYTFSCRFSEAVYPAFWLFSSGTAVSLCKLTA; this comes from the exons ATGGACTCTATTCACGCATTGAAAATTGG CGCTGACAAGATGGGAGGCCAGCCGTCGTCTTTGAGCAGTCTGGAGGAAGAGCTGACGTGTTCCATCTGCCTGAGCATTTTCAACAACCCGGTGACCACACCGTGTGGACACAACTTCTGCCTGAGCTGTCTGGACCTCACCTGGAACGACGACGTGGCTCTAGGCTACAGCTGCCCTCAGTGCAGGACACATTTCTACGCCAAACCCACCCTGCACAAAAACACCGTGCTGAGCACTGTGGTGGACACAGTCAGCAAGTCACTGAAAGGCAAGAGCCAGGACGAAACGAAGGGAGCGGCTTTGGATTCGACTGTAATATTCTGCGACACCTGCATGGTCTCCAAAGCCTCCAAGACTTGTCTGACGTGCATGGTCTCCTACTGCGACTCCCACCTCAGACCGCACATCGAGAATCCAGTCTTTCACGGCCACCAGTTGACCGAACCCCTGCCTGACCTGCAGCAGCGCATCTGCAAAGAGCATCACAAGACGCTGGAGTTTTTCTGCAAGGACCACAACAAGTGCATCTGTGGAGCTTGCCTGCACTCCCACTTAACCTGCAAGTTTACTTCACTCGATTGCGAGATCGCCGAGAAGGAA aaaaattataaagaaaaactGGTTACACTGAGGAGACAGATTGAGAAAACAAAGATGGTCGTTTTTGAGATGAAGGGACAGCAGTCGTCTCTCAGA GATTCAGTGGCAAACAGCAAGGCTGCGCTTGAGGTGGAGTACCGCGTGATGAAAGACCTCATTGAAAAGGACGAGAGGGAGGCAATGAACCTGCTCGAACGAGAAGAGCAGAGTGCCCAAACCCGGATCCAGAGCCTCATgctcaaaatgacaaaaaacattgAGGAGATGAGCAGCTGCAAAGACCAGATTGAAAGCGTGCTGGCTCAGGGGCAGCGAATCACAGTTCTACAG TGTACAATAGAGATGCCACAATCTGTGACATTTACTCCTCATGTTCCCGGAGTCAATATGAATTCAAAGCAACTGAAAATGTACAAATCGAGCGCAGTGTCTCTCAAGAAATACCTCACAGACGTATTGAGCCTGCCAGTGGAGAAGAGAGTCCAAATGCTGAATGCAG TTCCAGCACCAGACAAAAAGGTGGAGAAGAAAACAGGAAAACCTGACAGCA CGGTTGCCGTGTCCTTGGATGAGCCATTACTAACTTTAG CCACAGATCAGATTGTTGGTGTAGCCAGTGACGACAACCGCCCAAAGAAGCCAGGGGATGGGAACAAGAAGAGCA GTAAACCTCCCAAACCACCAAAGCTCAGGGATCCACCTAAAAATACCA GTTGTGTGCCAAAGGTCGTCAAACCAGTCAATCCTACAGAAGTGACTAATAGACACAATCTTCTGCAAG atGCTGCCGTCCTTATGCTAGATGCCACTACAGCACACAAAAGAATCGCCATCTCAGAAAATTTCACCAAAGCGTCAGTCTCCGAAGAGATGATGTCATACCCGGACAGCCCAGCGAGATTCACGGTCTGCTCCCAGGTTCTGTGCTCCAAAGGATTCTCCAAGGGGCGTCACTACTGGGAGGTGAAGTTAACCAGCAGCAACTTCTGTGCCATCGGCGTGGCCTCCAGCAGCATCGAGCGCAAGGGGCCGACCAGCAAGCTGGGGAGGAACAAGGAGTCGTGGTGCATAGAGTGGTTCAACGTGAAGCTGTCCGCTTGGCACGACCAGCGTGAGACAGTCCTGGAGAACCCCAGCTCCAGCAGAGTCGGGGTGCTCCTGGATTGTGATGGGGGCTCTCTCACCTTCTACAGCATCTCAGACAGAGTGTACCCCATTTACACGTTCTCATGTCGCTTTTCAGAGGCTGTCTATCCGGCTTTCTGGCTCTTCTCCAGCGGCACTGCAGTGTCTCTGTGCAAACTGACTGCCTAA
- the LOC121295725 gene encoding coilin-like isoform X2 — translation MAAPGLSNAVRVRLHFDCPPPATPGCRMSWLFIDLNKCRVVTDLASIVRDKFDFSRRTVLDLFIDDCFLPPNESIYVIRDNDSIRVKAEGFLPALNGIVPRETSPCKEQNRRRSVEDVPSDRDHTKKSKKKKKSSSRETPSLTAQPEEGEHSEHRAEKKRKKEKMTREESTEEEHSQRKKTEQEEKASAADTGSRDGKKPSSCSVKSSAALSPKPATAAGKKPSCNRPAPASSHSSSTDSDSSEDQPASKIKTPQSARAQPKPGTASRGTSAKRAPVPVIKPVTARSASSSESSSEADSSQPREVREAGLVSSVSLPAKETAAERSSAPAQAETSSSDSSSEEEFVIKKPQLDSGLNMAVIGNGKDRGRETPLGVGRGSPLGEGRSLGRGDGRFPWRGSVGRGLRGGRTRGTTGQCFPYDYNGSQQHQEKQHLTEKAWNMSVVLQYPAEEAPKKDYSSCPLLAAPPQMGQKIAFKLLELTENYTPEVSDYKEGKIIHYVPNTNQVELEILSSNAVCKEPGKFDLVYHTPDGAREIEYAVSRGSNRVTERWDSLIEPRLIIEPASLPAAGATG, via the exons ATGGCAGCCCCCGGCTTGAGCAATGCTGTGCGGGTTAGACTTCACTTTGACTGTCCTCCTCCGGCGACACCGGGCTGCCGCATGTCCTGGCTGTTCATCGACCTGAACAAATGCAGAGTGGTCACCGATCTGGCGAGTATCGTCAGAGACAAGTTTGATTTCAGCCGCAGGACAGTTCTGGACCTCTTCATTGACGACTGCTTCTTACCGCCTAACGAGAGCATCTACGTCATCAGAGATAACGACAGCATCAG GGTGAAAGCTGAAGGTTTTCTGCCTGCACTGAATGGCATTGTGCCCAGAGAAACCTCTCCTTGCAAGGAGCAGAACAGGCGCAGGTCTGTTGAGGATGTGCCCTCAGATAGAGATCACACCAAGAagagcaagaagaagaagaagagtagCAGCAGGGAGACCCCCAGTCTGACAGCGCAGCCCGAAGAGGGGGAGCACAGCGAGCACCGGGCCGAGAAGAAAAGGAAGAAGGAGAAAATGACGAGGGAGGAATCCACAGAGGAGGAGCACAGCCAGAGAAAAAAGACGGAGCAAGAGGAGAAGGCATCCGCTGCAGATACAGGCAGCAGGGACGGGAagaagcccagcagctgctctgtTAAGAGCTCTGCTGCTCTGTCCCCAAAACCAGCTACTGCTGCAGGTAAGAAACCCTCCTGCAACAGGCCAGCCCCAGCCTCCTCCCACTCCAGCAGCACCGACAGCGACAGCAGCGAGGATCAACCGGCTTCCAAGATCAAGACTCCACAGAGTGCCAGAGCCCAGCCCAAGCCAGGCACTGCAAGCAGGGGCACTTCTGCTAAACGAGCGCCTGTCCCAGTCATAAAACCTGTGACCGCCCGGTCTGCTTCGTCATCAGAGTCCAGCAGCGAGGCCGACAGCTCGCAGccgagagaggtgagagaggcaGGGCTTGTGTCATCTGTGTCGCTGCCAGCCAAAGAGACTGCAGCGGAGAGAAGCagtgccccagcccaggctgaGACCTCCAGCTCTGACAGCAGCTCTGAGGAAGAGTTTGTGATCAAGAAGCCCCAGCTGGATTCAGGACTAAACATGGCTGTGATTGGCAATGGCAAGGACAGGGGCAGGGAAACCCCTCTGGGGGTGGGAAGGGGGTCCCCGCTCGGGGAGGGGAGGAGTTTGGGGCGAGGGGATGGCAGGTTCCCTTGGAGAGGTTCTGTGGGCCGGGGACTGAGAGGAGGCAGGACAAGAGGGACCACGGGACAGTGTTTCCCTTACGATTACAATGGAAGTCAGCAGCACCAGGAGAAGCAGCACTTAACTGAGAAGGCATGGAACATGTCTGTGGTATTGCAG TATCCTGCAGAAGAAGCCCCCAAAAAAGATTACAGCTCCTGTCCTCTGCTCGCCGCACCTCCACAGATGGGACAAAAAATCGCTTTCAAG CTGCTAGAATTAACAGAAAACTACACGCCAGAAGTGTCTGATTACAAG GAAGGAAAGATTATTCACTACGTCCCCAACACTAATCAAGTGGAGCTGGAGATCCTGTCCTCTAACGCTG tTTGCAAGGAGCCAGGGAAGTTTGATCTGGTGTACCACACTCCGGATGGGGCGAGAGAAATTGAGTACGCTGTCTCAAGAGGCTCCAACAGG gTCACGGAGAGATGGGATTCCCTGATTGAGCCTCGACTGATTATTGAACCTGCTAGTCTGCCTGCAGCTGGAGCGACTGGCTGA
- the LOC121295724 gene encoding E3 ubiquitin/ISG15 ligase TRIM25-like isoform X3: protein MDSIHALKIGADKMGGQPSSLSSLEEELTCSICLSIFNNPVTTPCGHNFCLSCLDLTWNDDVALGYSCPQCRTHFYAKPTLHKNTVLSTVVDTVSKSLKGKSQDETKGAALDSTVIFCDTCMVSKASKTCLTCMVSYCDSHLRPHIENPVFHGHQLTEPLPDLQQRICKEHHKTLEFFCKDHNKCICGACLHSHLTCKFTSLDCEIAEKEKNYKEKLVTLRRQIEKTKMVVFEMKGQQSSLRDSVANSKAALEVEYRVMKDLIEKDEREAMNLLEREEQSAQTRIQSLMLKMTKNIEEMSSCKDQIESVLAQGQRITVLQCTIEMPQSVTFTPHVPGVNMNSKQLKMYKSSAVSLKKYLTDVLSLPVEKRVQMLNAATDQIVGVASDDNRPKKPGDGNKKSSKPPKPPKLRDPPKNTSCVPKVVKPVNPTEVTNRHNLLQDAAVLMLDATTAHKRIAISENFTKASVSEEMMSYPDSPARFTVCSQVLCSKGFSKGRHYWEVKLTSSNFCAIGVASSSIERKGPTSKLGRNKESWCIEWFNVKLSAWHDQRETVLENPSSSRVGVLLDCDGGSLTFYSISDRVYPIYTFSCRFSEAVYPAFWLFSSGTAVSLCKLTA from the exons ATGGACTCTATTCACGCATTGAAAATTGG CGCTGACAAGATGGGAGGCCAGCCGTCGTCTTTGAGCAGTCTGGAGGAAGAGCTGACGTGTTCCATCTGCCTGAGCATTTTCAACAACCCGGTGACCACACCGTGTGGACACAACTTCTGCCTGAGCTGTCTGGACCTCACCTGGAACGACGACGTGGCTCTAGGCTACAGCTGCCCTCAGTGCAGGACACATTTCTACGCCAAACCCACCCTGCACAAAAACACCGTGCTGAGCACTGTGGTGGACACAGTCAGCAAGTCACTGAAAGGCAAGAGCCAGGACGAAACGAAGGGAGCGGCTTTGGATTCGACTGTAATATTCTGCGACACCTGCATGGTCTCCAAAGCCTCCAAGACTTGTCTGACGTGCATGGTCTCCTACTGCGACTCCCACCTCAGACCGCACATCGAGAATCCAGTCTTTCACGGCCACCAGTTGACCGAACCCCTGCCTGACCTGCAGCAGCGCATCTGCAAAGAGCATCACAAGACGCTGGAGTTTTTCTGCAAGGACCACAACAAGTGCATCTGTGGAGCTTGCCTGCACTCCCACTTAACCTGCAAGTTTACTTCACTCGATTGCGAGATCGCCGAGAAGGAA aaaaattataaagaaaaactGGTTACACTGAGGAGACAGATTGAGAAAACAAAGATGGTCGTTTTTGAGATGAAGGGACAGCAGTCGTCTCTCAGA GATTCAGTGGCAAACAGCAAGGCTGCGCTTGAGGTGGAGTACCGCGTGATGAAAGACCTCATTGAAAAGGACGAGAGGGAGGCAATGAACCTGCTCGAACGAGAAGAGCAGAGTGCCCAAACCCGGATCCAGAGCCTCATgctcaaaatgacaaaaaacattgAGGAGATGAGCAGCTGCAAAGACCAGATTGAAAGCGTGCTGGCTCAGGGGCAGCGAATCACAGTTCTACAG TGTACAATAGAGATGCCACAATCTGTGACATTTACTCCTCATGTTCCCGGAGTCAATATGAATTCAAAGCAACTGAAAATGTACAAATCGAGCGCAGTGTCTCTCAAGAAATACCTCACAGACGTATTGAGCCTGCCAGTGGAGAAGAGAGTCCAAATGCTGAATGCAG CCACAGATCAGATTGTTGGTGTAGCCAGTGACGACAACCGCCCAAAGAAGCCAGGGGATGGGAACAAGAAGAGCA GTAAACCTCCCAAACCACCAAAGCTCAGGGATCCACCTAAAAATACCA GTTGTGTGCCAAAGGTCGTCAAACCAGTCAATCCTACAGAAGTGACTAATAGACACAATCTTCTGCAAG atGCTGCCGTCCTTATGCTAGATGCCACTACAGCACACAAAAGAATCGCCATCTCAGAAAATTTCACCAAAGCGTCAGTCTCCGAAGAGATGATGTCATACCCGGACAGCCCAGCGAGATTCACGGTCTGCTCCCAGGTTCTGTGCTCCAAAGGATTCTCCAAGGGGCGTCACTACTGGGAGGTGAAGTTAACCAGCAGCAACTTCTGTGCCATCGGCGTGGCCTCCAGCAGCATCGAGCGCAAGGGGCCGACCAGCAAGCTGGGGAGGAACAAGGAGTCGTGGTGCATAGAGTGGTTCAACGTGAAGCTGTCCGCTTGGCACGACCAGCGTGAGACAGTCCTGGAGAACCCCAGCTCCAGCAGAGTCGGGGTGCTCCTGGATTGTGATGGGGGCTCTCTCACCTTCTACAGCATCTCAGACAGAGTGTACCCCATTTACACGTTCTCATGTCGCTTTTCAGAGGCTGTCTATCCGGCTTTCTGGCTCTTCTCCAGCGGCACTGCAGTGTCTCTGTGCAAACTGACTGCCTAA
- the LOC121295724 gene encoding E3 ubiquitin/ISG15 ligase TRIM25-like isoform X2 — translation MDSIHALKIGADKMGGQPSSLSSLEEELTCSICLSIFNNPVTTPCGHNFCLSCLDLTWNDDVALGYSCPQCRTHFYAKPTLHKNTVLSTVVDTVSKSLKGKSQDETKGAALDSTVIFCDTCMVSKASKTCLTCMVSYCDSHLRPHIENPVFHGHQLTEPLPDLQQRICKEHHKTLEFFCKDHNKCICGACLHSHLTCKFTSLDCEIAEKEKNYKEKLVTLRRQIEKTKMVVFEMKGQQSSLRDSVANSKAALEVEYRVMKDLIEKDEREAMNLLEREEQSAQTRIQSLMLKMTKNIEEMSSCKDQIESVLAQGQRITVLQCTIEMPQSVTFTPHVPGVNMNSKQLKMYKSSAVSLKKYLTDVLSLPVEKRVQMLNAVPAPDKKVEKKTGKPDSTTDQIVGVASDDNRPKKPGDGNKKSSKPPKPPKLRDPPKNTSCVPKVVKPVNPTEVTNRHNLLQDAAVLMLDATTAHKRIAISENFTKASVSEEMMSYPDSPARFTVCSQVLCSKGFSKGRHYWEVKLTSSNFCAIGVASSSIERKGPTSKLGRNKESWCIEWFNVKLSAWHDQRETVLENPSSSRVGVLLDCDGGSLTFYSISDRVYPIYTFSCRFSEAVYPAFWLFSSGTAVSLCKLTA, via the exons ATGGACTCTATTCACGCATTGAAAATTGG CGCTGACAAGATGGGAGGCCAGCCGTCGTCTTTGAGCAGTCTGGAGGAAGAGCTGACGTGTTCCATCTGCCTGAGCATTTTCAACAACCCGGTGACCACACCGTGTGGACACAACTTCTGCCTGAGCTGTCTGGACCTCACCTGGAACGACGACGTGGCTCTAGGCTACAGCTGCCCTCAGTGCAGGACACATTTCTACGCCAAACCCACCCTGCACAAAAACACCGTGCTGAGCACTGTGGTGGACACAGTCAGCAAGTCACTGAAAGGCAAGAGCCAGGACGAAACGAAGGGAGCGGCTTTGGATTCGACTGTAATATTCTGCGACACCTGCATGGTCTCCAAAGCCTCCAAGACTTGTCTGACGTGCATGGTCTCCTACTGCGACTCCCACCTCAGACCGCACATCGAGAATCCAGTCTTTCACGGCCACCAGTTGACCGAACCCCTGCCTGACCTGCAGCAGCGCATCTGCAAAGAGCATCACAAGACGCTGGAGTTTTTCTGCAAGGACCACAACAAGTGCATCTGTGGAGCTTGCCTGCACTCCCACTTAACCTGCAAGTTTACTTCACTCGATTGCGAGATCGCCGAGAAGGAA aaaaattataaagaaaaactGGTTACACTGAGGAGACAGATTGAGAAAACAAAGATGGTCGTTTTTGAGATGAAGGGACAGCAGTCGTCTCTCAGA GATTCAGTGGCAAACAGCAAGGCTGCGCTTGAGGTGGAGTACCGCGTGATGAAAGACCTCATTGAAAAGGACGAGAGGGAGGCAATGAACCTGCTCGAACGAGAAGAGCAGAGTGCCCAAACCCGGATCCAGAGCCTCATgctcaaaatgacaaaaaacattgAGGAGATGAGCAGCTGCAAAGACCAGATTGAAAGCGTGCTGGCTCAGGGGCAGCGAATCACAGTTCTACAG TGTACAATAGAGATGCCACAATCTGTGACATTTACTCCTCATGTTCCCGGAGTCAATATGAATTCAAAGCAACTGAAAATGTACAAATCGAGCGCAGTGTCTCTCAAGAAATACCTCACAGACGTATTGAGCCTGCCAGTGGAGAAGAGAGTCCAAATGCTGAATGCAG TTCCAGCACCAGACAAAAAGGTGGAGAAGAAAACAGGAAAACCTGACAGCA CCACAGATCAGATTGTTGGTGTAGCCAGTGACGACAACCGCCCAAAGAAGCCAGGGGATGGGAACAAGAAGAGCA GTAAACCTCCCAAACCACCAAAGCTCAGGGATCCACCTAAAAATACCA GTTGTGTGCCAAAGGTCGTCAAACCAGTCAATCCTACAGAAGTGACTAATAGACACAATCTTCTGCAAG atGCTGCCGTCCTTATGCTAGATGCCACTACAGCACACAAAAGAATCGCCATCTCAGAAAATTTCACCAAAGCGTCAGTCTCCGAAGAGATGATGTCATACCCGGACAGCCCAGCGAGATTCACGGTCTGCTCCCAGGTTCTGTGCTCCAAAGGATTCTCCAAGGGGCGTCACTACTGGGAGGTGAAGTTAACCAGCAGCAACTTCTGTGCCATCGGCGTGGCCTCCAGCAGCATCGAGCGCAAGGGGCCGACCAGCAAGCTGGGGAGGAACAAGGAGTCGTGGTGCATAGAGTGGTTCAACGTGAAGCTGTCCGCTTGGCACGACCAGCGTGAGACAGTCCTGGAGAACCCCAGCTCCAGCAGAGTCGGGGTGCTCCTGGATTGTGATGGGGGCTCTCTCACCTTCTACAGCATCTCAGACAGAGTGTACCCCATTTACACGTTCTCATGTCGCTTTTCAGAGGCTGTCTATCCGGCTTTCTGGCTCTTCTCCAGCGGCACTGCAGTGTCTCTGTGCAAACTGACTGCCTAA
- the LOC121295727 gene encoding meteorin-like protein — MGRRECALRAAWMEAGGEDQYVTASREAHSGTVEQVRLRCTEGSVEWMYPTQALRVILEPNLSSARHTTVCIKSFRSFGGANIYVERTGELDHLVNEQAGRRERVYCFRADSPQHAAVFLQASPRQDISSRKVGFQYELLSTHNRTHDFHRKNCLYHQKIKQ; from the exons ATGGGAAGAAGAGAGTGCGCACTGAGAGCAGCGTGGATGGAAGCAGGCGGAGAAGATCAATACGTGACAGCCAG CCGTGAAGCTCATTCCGGGACGGTTGAGCAGGTCCGTCTGCGGTGCACGGAGGGTTCTGTGGAATGGATGTACCCGACCCAGGCACTGCGAGTCATCCTGGAGCCCAACCTCTCCAGTGCGCGACACACCACCGTCTGCATCAAGTCTTTCCGCAGCTTCGGCGGAGCCAACATCTACGTGGAGCGCACCGGGGAGTTGGACCACCTGGTGAACGAGCAGGCGGGCCGGCGGGAGCGGGTGTACTGTTTTAGGGCGGACAGCCCGCAGCACGCCGCTGTCTTCCTGCAGGCTAGCCCCCGGCAAGACATCAGCAGCCGCAAGGTGGGCTTTCAGTACGAGCTTTTGAGTACCCACAACCGGACGCACGACTTCCACAGAAAGAACTGCCTGTACCAtcaaaaaattaaacagtaa